From the genome of Coffea eugenioides isolate CCC68of unplaced genomic scaffold, Ceug_1.0 ScVebR1_129;HRSCAF=551, whole genome shotgun sequence, one region includes:
- the LOC113755201 gene encoding putative late blight resistance protein homolog R1A-4, translating to MEFFGKLVKSTIQKAVQSVNRNVFDSLWEELYELEQRYYDRDRDAADQIRILEIEAGLMRMFRMLVANWDDADKQRGAGQGLGSVVRDLEVAFKKAMNDVRIAAREEVIVVAVSKLELKHMCSSPQVEAAYEYVASNYSLKSHDFLSNYDNWYNFFNCLRIIVWRQIDLLSHICPQFGTMYVMLECLGTYVEKMRYSCPNLQIKLRTHFGGALVRTAHFSYLCWIHRMHEDKKQEMIIMLSDLLKAFKPNTPQVTELCIKLTSDHCSCHSEPYAYVYLARKFVGFLIPKECSRLQTFGERLKDLVFFARSIYVSDLYRGDDVKLTLMEIKATIIELGSFGYSVHDRDETWDTDPAFFRLVEKMELLRVEVFLIQLLNQRGSLKFLERQIDSFHNELKYFRDYQRNAPVAKTKVPKLIWLHIRPVAGEAGSVYRSFLAKSITEDKFTDELLKLLEKIKLLKTEVLFEELLSRHPSLTDNVKRQINSLGHWLVVSRTYLMGPLEENEKSILTQVESVAREAACFYYSLLENEITEETMRKFSHLLPELVDKMKVVNAEIKEIYLPHRRSLRSNFPKMEGLGSIDFFLVDLLEQLKSKAGSVLSVKHKFHVVHREIKFLRSFLTNIEEQYDKHQDLKSVASSIVQVTLEAEYLIDSFVAGDSLRWYHPLWLSDLVEDLKLIKLQARKTCKNAHGIKIHNVPTDSTMVSSQAEIPNIDEVVIDLADEKKLVIDRLIAGSGKLGVFSVVGMAGLGKTTLARRVYNDPSVTCHFHVRAWCCISQTYQKRELLLQILGDIVELTDDVLEMTDEDLEMKLYQCLKRNRYVVVMDDIWSIEAWYDFKRPFPNDNNGSRILITTRHSDVAAKVQVDSTPHPLRLLSDDESWELLQKKLFDTKECPSELMVVGKQIAESCKGLPLAVVAIAGLLEKTDMIPDRWKQVSESICSQIADDPETRCMDILELSYRYLPNYLKPCFLYIAVFLEDKDIPVRKLAWLWRAEGFITDSGVESMEDIAEGYLRNLIGRSLVMPSKRRSRGGMKTCRVHDMLRTLCIRKSEEENLLQFQNGYDELFDSSHEDIDYGVDPNYIYPKNSIKYQTRRLSICSKRNHFTMSRPSGPFVRTLLYSATSDMYPRCPYDISFIFDNFKLLRVLDLECINMGNSFPTGVLVLVGLRFLALCGDIDSIPASINYLRNLETLLVKGLKGKVSLPYAIWSMEKLRHLHIKNYAVITLEDGESTVFTPILNLVSLSSPYLFCDKGAENIMRRLLKLRKMRCLFSELPDDTGKCNQFPILNFLTELESLNVLYSGRIALSCNFDFPLNLRKLTVSKFRLPWDCISEIGRLPNLEVLKLLSKAFEGKVWEMKEGEFLKLKFLKLDSLNIAEWNACSDHLPQLVHLILRSCRELKEVPSGFGDSSTLEMIEVQFCTSSLVESVRQLQQEQLDMGNELKVIVDRSDLDF from the coding sequence ATGGAGTTCTTTGGAAAACTTGTTAAGAGCACGATCCAAAAAGCTGTTCAGAGTGTGAATCGAAATGTTTTTGATTCTCTATGGGAGGAGTTGTACGAATTGGAACAGCGTTATTATGATAGGGATAGAGATGCTGCAGATCAAATTCGCATCCTTGAAATTGAAGCAGGGCTGATGAGAATGTTTCGGATGTTGGTGGCGAATTGGGATGATGCTGATAAGCAGCGTGGTGCTGGTCAGGGGTTGGGGTCTGTAGTTCGGGATCTTGAAGTTGCATTTAAGAAGGCAATGAATGATGTAAGAATTGCTGCTCGAGAAGAGGTTATTGTAGTTGCAGTTTCTAAGTTAGAACTGAAGCATATGTGTTCGAGCCCACAAGTGGAAGCAGCTTATGAGTATGTTGCATCTAACTACTCATTGAAATCCCACGATTTTTTAAGCAATTATGACAACTGGTATAACTTCTTTAACTGTCTACGAATTATTGTTTGGCGCCAAATTGACTTGCTCAGCCATATCTGCCCACAATTTGGTACCATGTATGTTATGCTAGAGTGTCTCGGTACTTATGTTGAAAAGATGAGATATTCTTGTCCTAATCTACAAATAAAACTTCGGACTCATTTTGGAGGTGCACTTGTCCGCACAGCGCATTTTTCTTATTTGTGCTGGATTCATCGAATGCATGAAGACAAGAAACAGGAGATGATCATCATGCTTTCTGATCTGCTAAAGGCGTTCAAGCCAAATACTCCACAAGTTACGGAGCTGTGTATCAAATTAACCAGCGATCATTGCTCATGCCACTCTGAGCCATATGCATATGTGTATCTGGCAAGAAAATTTGTTGGTTTTCTCATTCCTAAGGAGTGTTCTCGACTTCAAACCTTCGGGGAAAGGCTCAAAGATCTGGTATTCTTTGCCCGCTCCATTTATGTGTCAGATCTCTACAGGGGGGATGATGTGAAGTTGACTTTAATGGAGATTAAAGCAACCATTATAGAGCTTGGATCTTTCGGTTATTCAGTTCATGATAGAGACGAAACATGGGACACCGATCCTGCATTTTTTAGATTGGTAGAAAAGATGGAGCTTCTAAGGGTAGAGGTCTTCCTGATCCAACTGCTAAACCAAAGAGGCAGTTTAAAGTTCCTTGAGCGTCAAATTGATTCTTTCCACAATGAACTGAAGTATTTTCGAGATTACCAGAGAAATGCACCTGTGGCGAAAACTAAAGttcctaagttgatttggttgCATATCAGACCTGTGGCTGGGGAGGCTGGCTCTGTTTATCGATCATTTCTTGCCAAGTCCATCACTGAAGACAAGTTCACAGATGAGTTACTTAAGTTGCTAGAGAAGATTAAACTTTTGAAGACAGAGGTACTTTTTGAAGAGCTTCTTAGTAGACACCCAAGTCTGACAGACAATGTGAAGCGCCAAATTAACAGCCTTGGTCATTGGCTGGTAGTCAGCAGAACTTATTTGATGGGTCCGCTAGAGGAGAATGAGAAATCGATCTTGACACAAGTAGAGTCAGTAGCAAGGGAAGCAGCTTGTTTCTATTACTCTCttcttgaaaatgaaattaCGGAAGAAACAATGAGGAAATTCAGTCATTTGCTTCCTGAGTTAGTTGACAAGATGAAGGTTGTCAATGCAGAGATCAAAGAAATTTACCTACCTCACAGACGGTCATTAAGATCTAATTTTCCCAAGATGGAAGGACTTGGCAGCATTGATTTCTTTTTAGTAGATCTCTTGGAGCAGCTCAAGTCTAAAGCCGGCTCTGTTCTTTCCGTGAAACATAAATTTCATGTCGTTCACAGAGAGATAAAGTTCTTGAGATCATTCCTCACGAACATTGAAGAGCAGTATGATAAGCATCAGGATTTGAAGAGTGTTGCTTCGAGCATTGTACAAGTAACACTCGAGGCAGAATATCTCATTGATTCATTTGTGGCTGGAGATTCTTTGAGATGGTATCATCCATTATGGCTTTCTGATCTCGTGGAAGATCTCAAACTTATTAAGCTTCAGGCAAGAAAAACTTGTAAGAATGCACATGGCATCAAGATTCATAATGTTCCCACCGATTCAACAATGGTATCATCACAAGCAGAAATTCCCAACATTGATGAAGTTGTTATTGATCTTGCTGATGAAAAAAAACTGGTCATTGATAGACTTATAGCAGGATCAGGAAAACTAGGTGTTTTCTCAGTTGTTGGGATGGCTGGACTCGGCAAGACAACTTTAGCCAGGAGGGTGTACAACGATCCTTCAGTTACCTGTCACTTCCACGTTCGAGCATGGTGTTGTATCTCCCAAACATATCAGAAGAGAGAATTGCTTCTTCAAATTTTAGGCGACATTGTGGAACTCACAGATGACGTGCTCGAAATGACTGATGAAGATCTAGAGATGAAGTTGTATCAATGCTTGAAAAGAAATAGGTATGTCGTTGTGATGGACGATATCTGGAGCATTGAGGCATGGTATGATTTCAAAAGACCATTCCCGAATGACAACAATGGAAGCAGAATACTGATCACGACCCGTCACTCTGATGTGGCTGCAAAAGTTCAAGTAGATAGTACTCCTCATCCTCTTCGGCTACTATCTGATGACGAAAGTTGGGAGCTGTTACAAAAGAAGTTGTTCGACACAAAAGAGTGCCCCAGTGAACTGATGGTAGTTGGAAAGCAAATTGCTGAAAGTTGTAAAGGACTCCCTCTTGCAGTTGTTGCAATAGCTGGTCTCCTTGAAAAGACTGACATGATACCTGACAGGTGGAAACAAGTTTCAGAAAGCATATGCTCACAGATTGCCGATGATCCTGAAACGAGGTGCATGGACATTTTAGAGCTCAGCTACAGGTATCTACCCAACTATTTGAAACCTTGCTTTCTTTATATTGCAGTGTTTTTGGAGGACAAAGACATTCCAGTTAGGAAGTTGGCATGGTTATGGAGAGCAGAAGGATTTATAACAGATTCAGGGGTAGAAAGCATGGAAGATATTGCGGAGGGTTACTTGAGGAATCTGATTGGAAGAAGCCTAGTAATGCCTTCCAAAAGAAGATCACGCGGAGGAATGAAAACATGTCGTGTCCATGACATGTTGCGTACATTATGCATCCGAAAGTCTGAAGAAGAGAACCTTCTGCAGTTCCAAAATGGGTATGATGAACTTTTTGATTCTTCTCATGAGGATATAGACTATGGCGTTGATCCCAATTACATTTACCCCAAAAACTCCATCAAATACCAAACACGTCGGCTGTCTATTTGTTCCAAGAGAAATCATTTCACCATGTCAAGACCTTCTGGGCCATTTGTCCGCACTCTGCTGTACTCTGCCACCAGTGATATGTATCCAAGATGTCCCTATGACATCTCCTTCATTTTTGACAACTTTAAACTTCTTAGAGTGCTGGATTTGGAATGCATCAATATGGGAAATTCTTTCCCCACAGGAGTCCTAGTATTGGTTGGTCTGAGATTTTTAGCTCTTTGTGGCGATATAGATAGTATTCCAGCATCAATAAACTATCTCCGCAATCTTGAAACCTTGCTTGTGAAGGGATTGAAAGGTAAAGTATCACTACCTTATGCTATTTGGAGCATGGAAAAGTTGAGACATCTCCATATCAAGAATTATGCTGTCATCACCTTGGAAGATGGTGAAAGCACTGTTTTTACCCCAATACTTAATCTGGTCAGTCTTTCCTCTCCATATCTCTTTTGTGATAAAGGTGCAGAGAATATCATGAGGAGGTTGCTCAAACTTCGGAAAATGAGATGTCTATTTTCTGAATTACCTGATGATACAGGAAAGTGTAATCAGTTTCCAATACTGAATTTTCTAACAGAGCTTGAGTCCCTCAATGTACTGTACTCAGGCAGGATTGCTCTTTCATGTAACTTTGACTTCCCAT